In one window of Nakamurella sp. PAMC28650 DNA:
- a CDS encoding ParB/RepB/Spo0J family partition protein gives MTKPKGGLGRGLAALIPTGPQTTVVSDVFMGGAAKRPDEPDPDAAATGRAVGDDGPSAPDDRKAELSPDAPRYEEVPIGAIKPNPRNPRTVFDEDALNELEHSLREFGLLQPIVVRQVASGYELVMGERRWRAAQRIGLKTIPAIIRKTEDAELLRDALLENIHRANLNPLEEAAAYQQLLQEFDVTQEELASKIGRSRPVISNTIRLLKLPVPVQRRVAAGVLSAGHARALLSLDDPDDQEELATRVVAEGLSVRGTEEAVVLMAGRTAKPKRATPKKLVMPGLAKLANALSDTFDTRVKVELGRQKGRVIVEFATVDDLERIIAIMAPDALDKRRNGGADRA, from the coding sequence ATGACCAAGCCCAAAGGTGGCCTCGGCCGCGGCCTGGCCGCACTCATTCCGACCGGACCGCAGACCACCGTCGTGTCCGACGTCTTCATGGGTGGTGCCGCGAAGCGCCCCGATGAACCCGATCCCGACGCCGCCGCGACAGGCAGGGCCGTCGGCGACGATGGCCCGTCGGCACCCGACGACCGGAAGGCGGAATTGTCTCCTGACGCACCCCGGTACGAAGAGGTGCCGATCGGCGCCATCAAACCCAATCCCCGCAACCCGAGGACGGTGTTCGACGAGGATGCGTTGAACGAGCTGGAACATTCGCTCCGTGAATTCGGACTCCTGCAGCCGATCGTGGTGCGGCAGGTGGCGAGCGGCTACGAACTCGTCATGGGGGAGCGCCGTTGGCGAGCCGCCCAGCGCATCGGCCTGAAGACGATCCCGGCGATCATTCGCAAGACCGAGGATGCCGAGCTACTGCGGGACGCGCTGCTGGAGAACATCCACCGCGCAAACCTCAATCCGCTCGAGGAGGCTGCTGCCTACCAGCAGCTCCTGCAGGAGTTCGACGTGACCCAGGAGGAGTTGGCGTCGAAGATCGGTCGCAGCCGACCGGTCATCTCCAATACGATTCGCCTCTTGAAGCTGCCGGTCCCGGTACAACGGCGCGTGGCAGCCGGTGTGCTGTCGGCCGGCCATGCCCGCGCTCTGCTCTCGTTGGACGATCCCGACGATCAGGAGGAGCTGGCCACCCGGGTGGTGGCCGAAGGTCTCTCCGTCCGCGGTACCGAAGAGGCAGTGGTGCTGATGGCCGGTCGGACGGCCAAGCCGAAGCGGGCCACGCCCAAGAAGCTCGTCATGCCGGGACTGGCCAAGTTGGCGAACGCTCTCTCGGACACGTTCGACACCAGGGTCAAAGTCGAGCTGGGGCGCCAGAAGGGACGCGTCATCGTGGAATTTGCCACGGTTGACGACCTCGAGCGAATCATTGCCATCATGGCACCGGACGCCTTGGACAAGCGGCGGAACGGCGGAGCTGACCGGGCCTAG
- a CDS encoding ParA family protein, whose amino-acid sequence MGRELPSVSRRAAALTPGGRVGFETDVSRETEEIDDTPIARAARQAVKVRSGELTMPRPRKRRVFSVANQKGGVGKTTTTVNIAVALALAGLHVLVIDLDPQGNASTALGVERTTGTPSIYEVLIGEYTAAEAIQTCPDAPRLGCIPATIDLAGAEIELVSMDERESRLKKAIDGVEAEFDYVFIDCPPSLGLLTVNAMVATREVLIPIQCEYYALEGLGQLLRNIDLVKQHLNPTLDVSTILLTMYDGRTKLADQVANEVRNHFGPKVLASVIPRSVKISEAPGFSQSVMTYDPGSRGAMSYLDAAREIAARGAKEPS is encoded by the coding sequence ATGGGTCGCGAGCTTCCGTCGGTATCCCGACGCGCGGCGGCCCTCACACCAGGAGGTCGAGTGGGTTTCGAGACCGATGTTTCACGTGAAACAGAGGAGATCGACGACACGCCCATTGCGCGGGCAGCGCGTCAGGCCGTGAAGGTTCGCAGCGGCGAACTGACCATGCCGAGGCCGCGCAAACGCCGGGTGTTCAGTGTGGCCAACCAGAAGGGTGGAGTCGGCAAGACCACCACCACCGTCAACATCGCAGTGGCGCTGGCGTTGGCCGGTCTTCATGTGCTGGTCATCGATCTCGACCCCCAAGGCAACGCAAGTACCGCCCTGGGGGTGGAACGGACGACCGGAACACCCTCGATCTACGAGGTTCTGATCGGGGAGTACACCGCTGCGGAGGCCATTCAGACCTGTCCGGATGCCCCTCGTCTGGGGTGCATCCCCGCCACCATCGATCTTGCCGGCGCAGAGATCGAACTGGTCTCGATGGACGAGCGCGAGTCCCGTCTGAAGAAGGCGATCGACGGCGTCGAGGCCGAGTTCGACTACGTCTTCATCGACTGCCCACCGTCGCTCGGCTTGTTGACCGTGAACGCGATGGTCGCCACCCGTGAGGTGCTGATCCCGATCCAGTGCGAGTACTACGCGCTCGAGGGTCTAGGGCAACTGCTCCGCAACATCGATCTGGTCAAGCAACACCTGAACCCGACCCTCGACGTGTCCACGATCCTGCTCACCATGTACGACGGCCGGACGAAGCTCGCGGATCAGGTCGCCAACGAGGTCCGCAATCACTTCGGCCCCAAGGTCCTGGCCTCGGTGATACCGCGCTCGGTCAAGATCTCCGAGGCACCCGGCTTCAGTCAGTCGGTGATGACGTACGACCCCGGCTCGCGCGGGGCGATGAGCTATCTGGATGCCGCACGGGAGATCGCCGCACGCGGCGCAAAGGAGCCTTCATGA
- the rsmG gene encoding 16S rRNA (guanine(527)-N(7))-methyltransferase RsmG, which produces MDPAGVEIEPVSAQSVFADRVGLARRYVASLAVDGVVRGLIGPRETGRLWSRHVLNSAVVGTLLTSGCRVLDIGSGAGLPGIPLAIARADCEFVLVEPLERRIVFLQQVVSDLGLTNCRVVRGRAEQVIGECGDADVVTSRAVAPLEKLAAWSAPLLRIGGELLGLKGSSAPDEILRDGVAVANSGVVDLEVVTVGGEFVDPATVVIRGRRIAVAKSGADTNVGRTRGRADRPPGRR; this is translated from the coding sequence TTGGATCCGGCCGGGGTCGAGATCGAACCGGTGTCGGCGCAGTCGGTATTCGCAGATCGAGTGGGACTCGCTCGCCGGTATGTGGCGAGCCTGGCCGTCGACGGGGTTGTGCGCGGCCTGATCGGCCCGCGTGAGACGGGTCGCCTGTGGAGTCGCCACGTTCTCAATTCGGCGGTCGTAGGGACTTTGCTGACATCAGGCTGTCGGGTGCTCGATATCGGCTCCGGGGCCGGTTTGCCGGGTATCCCCCTTGCCATTGCTCGCGCAGATTGCGAGTTTGTTCTCGTCGAGCCGCTGGAGCGGCGAATTGTATTTCTTCAGCAGGTGGTGTCGGACCTGGGCCTGACGAATTGTCGTGTGGTTCGAGGTCGGGCCGAGCAGGTCATCGGCGAGTGCGGTGATGCTGATGTAGTTACCTCACGGGCGGTGGCGCCATTGGAGAAATTGGCGGCATGGTCGGCGCCTCTGCTTCGGATTGGTGGAGAACTGTTGGGCCTCAAGGGTTCCAGCGCACCGGACGAGATCCTCCGTGATGGTGTGGCAGTGGCGAATTCCGGAGTCGTAGACCTGGAGGTGGTGACGGTCGGTGGTGAGTTCGTCGATCCGGCCACCGTCGTGATTCGCGGCCGTCGGATCGCGGTCGCGAAATCCGGGGCGGATACGAATGTAGGTAGGACTCGAGGACGAGCTGATCGGCCCCCTGGTCGTCGCTGA
- a CDS encoding R3H domain-containing nucleic acid-binding protein, with protein MTENTTIADEIVEPISQDADIDAGDAQNVAGEDNGKRLGKHELLVAEGDAAGDYLERLLDILDFDGDIDLDVEGERAVVSIIGDGDVDKLVGERGEVLDALQELTRLAATAETGQRSRLMLDVAGYRARRRTELTDLGTSTAEEVRDSGEAFKMPAMNPFERKVVHDAVATVSGVESSSEGEEPRRRVVISPAS; from the coding sequence ATGACCGAGAACACGACCATCGCCGACGAGATCGTCGAGCCGATCAGCCAGGATGCTGACATCGATGCTGGTGACGCCCAGAATGTTGCGGGCGAGGACAACGGGAAGCGCCTGGGCAAGCACGAGCTGCTGGTCGCCGAGGGCGACGCGGCCGGTGACTACCTCGAGCGTCTGCTGGACATCCTGGACTTCGACGGCGACATCGACCTGGACGTCGAGGGCGAGCGTGCGGTCGTCTCGATCATCGGTGACGGCGATGTCGACAAGCTGGTCGGGGAGCGCGGCGAGGTACTCGATGCGCTCCAAGAGCTCACCAGGTTGGCCGCGACGGCCGAGACCGGTCAACGGTCGCGGCTGATGCTCGACGTGGCCGGCTACCGGGCTCGTCGCCGCACGGAGCTGACCGACCTCGGCACGTCGACGGCGGAAGAGGTACGCGACAGCGGTGAGGCCTTCAAGATGCCTGCGATGAACCCGTTCGAGCGCAAGGTCGTGCACGATGCCGTGGCCACCGTGTCGGGCGTGGAATCGTCGAGCGAGGGCGAAGAACCGCGGCGTCGAGTGGTGATCAGCCCCGCCTCCTGA
- the yidC gene encoding membrane protein insertase YidC translates to MWVWHKIFGQVLGDGNPWAWVLSVIFLVFTLRSLLFKPFMGQMNSQMKMQAVAPELKKLREKYKDDRTRLAEEMQKFNKEAGVNPLGGCLPALIQAPVFIGLFHVLRSFKPNQQENYFFGASDVSSFVHAKLFGGAPLSSYMTQPLVSTAKQIGLGPDGLDGIRSTVIAVGIPLTILAGIATFLTSRRSVARQKQMQGDNEAVPQAAIMNKLMQYVFPLFVVIGGPFFPLAILFYWLSNNTWTFGQLYFAHRIQDKKLLAESMVVEEAREAAKFSKPAPGARPVTKPAVGAKPAVGAKPAAGARPAAGAKRSVVQPSSKPGNRSGNGPDDGSSRVRSGAGAPPSLTKNGVASSNGNPSTNGIGTTNGVGTTSGGSAPDLAAGSVAGAGAAKPKPRSAPSNAKKRKPGQR, encoded by the coding sequence ATGTGGGTGTGGCACAAGATCTTCGGACAGGTGCTGGGTGACGGCAACCCGTGGGCCTGGGTGCTGTCGGTCATCTTCCTCGTCTTCACCCTGCGAAGTCTTCTCTTCAAGCCCTTCATGGGGCAGATGAACTCGCAGATGAAGATGCAGGCCGTCGCGCCCGAGCTCAAGAAGCTCCGGGAGAAGTACAAGGATGACCGCACCCGCCTCGCCGAGGAGATGCAGAAGTTCAACAAGGAAGCCGGAGTCAACCCGCTGGGCGGCTGCCTGCCCGCGTTGATCCAGGCTCCGGTCTTCATCGGCCTGTTCCACGTGTTGCGATCCTTCAAGCCCAATCAGCAGGAGAACTACTTCTTCGGCGCGTCGGACGTGTCCTCCTTCGTCCATGCGAAGTTGTTTGGTGGAGCACCGCTGTCGTCCTACATGACCCAGCCCCTGGTCAGCACCGCGAAGCAGATCGGCCTCGGACCCGACGGTCTCGACGGCATTCGTTCCACCGTGATCGCGGTCGGTATCCCGCTGACCATCCTGGCCGGTATCGCCACGTTCCTCACCAGCCGCCGGTCCGTTGCACGCCAGAAGCAGATGCAGGGCGACAACGAGGCGGTTCCGCAGGCCGCGATCATGAACAAGCTCATGCAGTACGTCTTTCCGTTGTTCGTCGTCATCGGTGGTCCGTTCTTCCCGCTTGCCATCCTGTTCTACTGGCTCTCCAACAACACCTGGACTTTCGGCCAGCTGTACTTCGCCCACCGGATCCAGGACAAGAAGCTGCTTGCCGAGTCGATGGTCGTCGAGGAGGCCAGAGAAGCTGCGAAGTTCTCCAAGCCCGCGCCGGGTGCTCGTCCGGTGACCAAGCCGGCGGTCGGTGCCAAGCCGGCGGTCGGCGCGAAGCCCGCCGCTGGTGCGCGACCCGCTGCCGGTGCGAAGCGCAGCGTCGTCCAACCGTCCTCCAAGCCTGGAAATCGCTCGGGGAACGGCCCCGACGACGGTTCGTCGAGAGTGCGCAGCGGAGCGGGCGCACCTCCTTCATTGACGAAGAACGGCGTCGCCTCGTCGAACGGCAACCCATCGACGAACGGTATCGGTACGACCAACGGTGTCGGTACGACCAGTGGTGGCAGTGCCCCCGATCTGGCGGCCGGCTCGGTCGCCGGGGCCGGGGCTGCGAAGCCGAAGCCCCGATCCGCTCCGTCCAACGCCAAGAAGAGGAAGCCGGGTCAGCGGTAG
- the yidD gene encoding membrane protein insertion efficiency factor YidD, with amino-acid sequence MTTSFATRALLAPIRFYRRFVSPALPATCRYEPSCSAYAVDALLQHGAVRGSWVSVRRISRCHPWHRGGYDPVPPARERHGRSESSVTVNPVSDRQMNAERSIDSSSRRQEEAGLPVLLTTDARSAAAEPPTPRSNAA; translated from the coding sequence ATGACGACTTCGTTCGCGACCCGGGCGTTGCTCGCTCCGATCCGCTTCTACCGGCGGTTCGTCTCTCCAGCCCTGCCGGCCACCTGCCGTTACGAGCCCAGTTGTAGCGCCTACGCCGTCGATGCGTTGCTTCAGCACGGTGCCGTGAGGGGAAGCTGGGTGTCGGTCCGTCGGATCAGCCGCTGTCACCCATGGCACCGCGGCGGGTACGACCCGGTTCCGCCCGCTCGGGAACGCCACGGTCGTTCTGAAAGTTCAGTGACTGTGAATCCCGTGTCGGATCGCCAGATGAATGCTGAGCGATCCATCGACTCTTCCAGCAGGAGACAGGAAGAGGCGGGGCTGCCCGTCCTTCTGACCACAGATGCGCGGTCGGCAGCAGCCGAACCGCCGACCCCCCGGAGCAATGCCGCGTGA
- the rnpA gene encoding ribonuclease P protein component — translation MLPMGARLRSAADFASVVRAGRRAGTRRLVVHVLSTGQDVPPRAGFVVSAKVGNSVVRHRVTRRLRPLVREQLSALAPGTAVVVRALPSAASASSTELGGDLESGLRAAVRKLGTGAGRAPASPTPLKGDPA, via the coding sequence GTGCTGCCCATGGGTGCGCGACTACGCTCTGCAGCTGACTTCGCGTCGGTCGTGCGGGCCGGCCGTCGTGCCGGCACCCGGCGTTTGGTGGTCCACGTCCTGTCCACAGGTCAGGACGTGCCACCCCGCGCCGGATTTGTCGTTTCTGCCAAAGTGGGGAACTCGGTGGTCCGTCACCGCGTCACCCGTCGTCTTCGGCCGCTCGTTCGCGAACAACTGAGTGCGCTGGCTCCCGGGACGGCCGTGGTCGTCCGTGCCCTCCCTTCGGCGGCTTCCGCCTCCAGCACCGAACTCGGTGGCGATCTGGAGTCCGGGTTGCGCGCGGCAGTGCGAAAATTGGGTACCGGGGCCGGGAGGGCGCCAGCCTCGCCGACGCCACTGAAGGGAGATCCGGCATGA
- the rpmH gene encoding 50S ribosomal protein L34 gives MSKRTFQPNNRRRAKVHGFRLRMRTRAGRAILSARRGKGRDKISA, from the coding sequence TTGAGCAAGCGCACCTTCCAGCCCAACAACCGTCGCCGCGCGAAGGTCCACGGTTTCCGCCTGCGTATGCGGACCCGTGCCGGCCGCGCGATCCTGTCGGCCCGCCGCGGCAAGGGCCGCGACAAGATTTCGGCCTGA
- the dnaA gene encoding chromosomal replication initiator protein DnaA has protein sequence MADDPADLQAVWQQVVADLSSSLSSHQRAWLAITDLVGLIGTTALIAAPSGFARDTIERTLREPITAALSARMQLPISLAVTVSESAAASPGPELAGLESGDGIAGPMTAGSALGHVNGGINGAVNGASTASKDTDDDDYVDEEADALATVTEIWPTYAVRRDTAPASSAQTRLNDKYHFETFVIGSSNRFSHAAAVAVAEAPAVAYNPLFIWGDSGLGKTHLLHGIGHYAQRLFPGIRVRYVSSEEFTNDFINSLRDDRKVAFQRRYRDVDVLLVDDIQFLEGKEGTQEEFFHTFNTLYNANKQIVISSDRAPKRLETLEDRLRTRFEWGLTTDIQPPELETRIAILRKKASLDGLNAPDDVMEFIASRIERNIRELEGALIRVTAFASLNKQPVDLSLAQIVLRDLIRDSVSNDIDAATIMAVTAEYFNVTLDELCGQSKTRAIASARQMAMYLCRELTDLTLPKIGTTFGGRDHTTVMHAAKKIRTEIAERRQTYDHVQELSARIRDRSRR, from the coding sequence GTGGCGGACGATCCTGCCGACCTACAGGCCGTGTGGCAGCAGGTGGTGGCGGATCTTTCCTCCTCACTTTCCTCCCACCAGCGCGCTTGGCTGGCCATCACCGATCTCGTCGGCCTGATCGGCACGACCGCGTTGATCGCAGCCCCGTCGGGTTTCGCCAGGGACACCATCGAGCGGACACTTCGCGAGCCGATCACCGCCGCGCTGTCTGCGCGCATGCAGCTCCCGATCAGTCTGGCCGTGACCGTCAGCGAGAGTGCCGCTGCATCGCCGGGCCCCGAGCTGGCTGGTCTGGAGTCGGGGGACGGCATCGCCGGCCCGATGACAGCGGGCAGCGCGCTCGGTCATGTGAACGGTGGGATCAACGGCGCCGTCAACGGCGCGTCCACAGCGTCGAAGGACACCGACGACGACGACTACGTCGACGAGGAGGCCGACGCCCTTGCGACGGTCACCGAGATCTGGCCGACCTACGCGGTGCGCCGCGACACGGCACCGGCCAGCTCTGCACAGACGCGGTTGAACGACAAGTACCACTTCGAGACGTTCGTCATCGGCTCGTCCAACCGCTTCTCGCACGCGGCCGCTGTTGCGGTGGCCGAGGCGCCGGCGGTCGCCTACAACCCGCTCTTCATCTGGGGCGACTCCGGCCTGGGCAAGACCCACCTGCTGCACGGGATCGGGCACTACGCCCAGCGGCTCTTCCCCGGCATCCGCGTGCGGTACGTCTCCAGCGAGGAGTTCACCAACGATTTCATCAACTCGCTCCGCGACGACCGGAAGGTGGCCTTCCAGCGCCGCTACCGCGACGTCGACGTGCTGCTGGTGGACGACATCCAGTTCCTGGAGGGCAAAGAGGGCACCCAGGAGGAGTTCTTCCACACCTTCAACACCCTCTACAACGCCAACAAGCAGATCGTCATCTCCTCTGACCGGGCCCCCAAACGGCTGGAAACCCTGGAGGACCGACTGCGGACGCGCTTCGAGTGGGGCCTGACCACCGATATCCAGCCGCCGGAACTGGAAACGCGCATCGCGATCCTTCGCAAGAAGGCCTCGCTGGACGGCCTGAACGCTCCTGACGACGTCATGGAGTTCATCGCCAGCCGGATCGAGCGCAACATCCGTGAGCTCGAGGGCGCACTGATCCGTGTGACGGCGTTCGCGTCGCTCAACAAGCAGCCCGTGGACCTGTCGCTCGCGCAGATCGTGCTCCGGGACCTGATCAGGGACTCGGTGTCCAACGACATCGACGCCGCGACGATCATGGCGGTCACGGCTGAGTACTTCAACGTGACCCTCGACGAACTCTGCGGGCAGTCCAAGACGAGGGCGATCGCCTCGGCACGGCAGATGGCCATGTACCTGTGCCGTGAGCTCACCGACCTGACGCTGCCGAAGATCGGCACCACCTTCGGCGGCCGCGACCATACGACCGTCATGCACGCGGCCAAGAAGATACGCACCGAGATCGCCGAACGACGCCAGACCTACGACCACGTCCAGGAGCTCTCGGCCCGCATCCGCGACCGTTCGCGTCGCTGA